A portion of the Pogoniulus pusillus isolate bPogPus1 chromosome 6, bPogPus1.pri, whole genome shotgun sequence genome contains these proteins:
- the LOC135175820 gene encoding hemoglobin subunit epsilon-like, translated as MVHWTAEEKQLISSVWAKVNVEECGAEALARLLIVYPWTQRFFSSFGNLSSPTAILGNPKVRAHGKKVLTSFGEAIKNLDNIKATYSKLSELHCDKLHVDPENFRILGDILIIVLAAHFPKDFGPASQATWQKLVGVVAHALAHRYH; from the exons ATGGTGCATTggacagcagaggagaagcagctcaTCAGCAGCGTCTGGGCCAAGGTCAACGTGGAggaatgtggtgctgaggccctGGCCAG GCTGCTGATTGTCTACCCCTGGACccagaggttcttctcctcctttggCAAcctctccagccccactgccatccTTGGCAACCCCAAGGTGCGAGCCCATGGCAAGAAGGTGCTGACCTCCTTCGGGGAGGCCATCAAGAACCTGGACAACATCAAGGCCACCTactccaagctgtctgagctgcactgtGACAAGCTCCACGTGGACCCTGAGAACTTCAGG ATCCTGGGAGATATCCTCATCATCGTCCTGGCTGCTCACTTCCCCAAGGACTTTGGCCCTGCCAGCCAGGCCACCTGGCAGAAGCTGGTAGGGGTGGTGGCACATGCCCTGGCCCACAGGTACCACTGA
- the LOC135175819 gene encoding hemoglobin subunit beta, translating to MVHWTNEEKAAITGLWGKVNVAECGGEALARLLIVYPWTQRFFSSFGNLSNAAAVCGNPKVQAHGKKVLTSFGEAVKNLDNIKGTFAQLSELHCDKLHVDPENFRLLGDILIIVLAAHFGKDFTPDVQAAWQKLVRAVAHSLARKYH from the exons ATGGTGCACTGGACGAACGAGGAGAAGGCGGCCATCACCGGCCTCTGGGGCAAGGTCAACGTGGCCGAATGCGGCGGCGAGGCCCTGGCCAG GCTGCTGATCGTCTACCCCTGGACccagaggttcttctcctccttcggCAACCTCTCCAATGCCGCTGCCGTCTGCGGCAACCCCAAGGTGCAGGCTCACGGCAAGAAGGTGCTGACCTCCTTCGGGGAGGCTGTCAAGAACCTGGACAACATCAAGGGTACCTTCGCCCAGCTCTCGGAGCTGCACTGCGACAAGCTCCACGTGGACCCCGAGAACTTCAGG ctcctgggTGACATCCTCATCATCGTCCTGGCTGCCCACTTCGGCAAGGACTTCACCCCCGACGtccaggctgcctggcagaagctggTCCGCGCCGTGGCCCACTCCCTGGCCCGCAAATACCACTAA